In the Arthrobacter sp. 31Y genome, one interval contains:
- a CDS encoding GAF and ANTAR domain-containing protein: protein MDEMNVDFAVPDAVSAPDDVSVPEQLQDLVIDSEDVGGFLHELAVFSASAVSQAVGLDVLCGITLSRRRRTATVAGSTHEARLIDEVQQAYGDGPCLEAMRSHGTQHVPDTSIEDRWSEYCTVIAERGHLSALCVPLELDEGATAALNFFAPQAHAFDEATIRNCELYASQAERSLRLAVRIGVKQQHAEDLQDAMRTRTVIDLASGIIMGQNRCTQEEAFQILKKASSTRNQKLRDVAESLVKSVAKQAPVAHFEA from the coding sequence ATGGACGAAATGAACGTTGATTTTGCGGTGCCTGATGCTGTGTCTGCGCCCGACGATGTTTCGGTGCCTGAGCAACTGCAGGACTTGGTGATAGACAGCGAGGATGTGGGCGGATTCCTGCATGAGCTCGCGGTCTTTTCGGCTTCCGCGGTGTCGCAGGCCGTTGGCTTGGATGTGCTCTGCGGCATTACCCTGAGCCGTCGCCGCCGCACCGCCACGGTGGCGGGAAGCACCCACGAGGCCAGGCTGATCGATGAGGTGCAGCAGGCGTACGGGGATGGTCCGTGCCTGGAGGCCATGCGCAGCCATGGGACCCAGCATGTTCCTGACACGTCCATTGAAGACCGGTGGTCCGAGTACTGCACTGTCATTGCCGAACGGGGGCATCTTTCGGCTCTTTGCGTGCCCTTGGAATTGGATGAGGGAGCCACGGCAGCCCTGAACTTCTTTGCTCCGCAAGCCCACGCTTTTGACGAAGCAACCATCCGCAATTGCGAACTCTATGCAAGCCAAGCCGAGCGGTCGTTGCGGTTGGCTGTTCGGATCGGCGTCAAGCAGCAGCATGCTGAGGACCTCCAGGATGCCATGAGGACGCGAACGGTGATCGACTTGGCCAGCGGAATCATCATGGGCCAAAACCGCTGTACGCAGGAGGAAGCGTTCCAGATCCTGAAGAAAGCGTCCAGCACCCGTAACCAGAAGCTGCGGGACGTCGCGGAATCCCTCGTCAAGAGTGTGGCCAAGCAAGCTCCCGTGGCCCATTTCGAAGCCTAG